The Hordeum vulgare subsp. vulgare chromosome 7H, MorexV3_pseudomolecules_assembly, whole genome shotgun sequence DNA window tgatcaactggctagccaactagaggcttgttagggacattgttttgtctatgtatccacacatgtatccatgttttcattcaatacaattatagcatggataataaacgattatctttaaacaggaaatataataataactatttatcatcgcgtctagggcatatttccaacagatagcctttggacgaaatttataaagtgacgtcttgaacatttcatccaagccttcatgctttcCTTATGGTGGATTCAATGTGTGAAAATCACcattggaagctccattgttctttcctgcGCATgccccttcttctccatgctagatcccgctccaacggatatcctccttgtccatgctaggtccttcattcataagtacaacaaaagtatctaacttaggcaacatcatatgttcatgaacaatagaaggatttccaagaaatgaaagtacctggtaattcaattggcgtgcgcgagctctagtaactggttcgGTATGTATAGCAGCTAGGGTTGTggttgtaacaatggtgttgatgtcctcatcacgtGGAGCTTGGAAGGCTTAATATATATGGTAGCAAaagattagcaataatcaattcagagatgcaatgttgaataaacgctcaacgacggtactgtgctggtcctaggctagaccataCTAGAGACGAGAGTCTAGAACACTAATGGAGTCATGACAAAGTACAAATAACAGCAACGGATGATACGAAGTAGCTCTAGAtagcaagatataagtgaagatcacaatgacaGTAAAGATAATGATAACAAATGACTCTCAAGTAGGATATACCAAAATTCTCTGTGCAAATTTCCTCTAGAAAATATTATGtcaaaattttcatttttttcaagaattctactgactcaagctttccaatgcaaaaaagaatcactcaattctGAGTTAATATGAGGAGTCAAAGTTTTTGCAAACATACCTAGAAATTATTGGTAAATTGTGTTCCCAAACTTTGTAGGACAAAAAGTCCTATTTATAAGCCGATTTAGAAGTGAGAATAATTAACTTTCTTGATTAAGTATTCAGATGCGTCTCGTCGATACCTTGAATTTGAGTACCCGTGGATCTAAAACGGACTTCGTATGAGAAAGATATGCATGTTTTACTGAACATGGGCAAAACATAttccaatccaaattcaaatacgaGATTGAATCTAGGTAGATCCGAAAtttgttttttttctcttttctccttttttcacTATTTTTTCttatcccttttttttctctctctcactttttttatagtttttgttcttttttctttCATTCAACAAACGAGATAAGATGCAAATCAGGTCAAGCGTAGATGCAAATGACCTCAAGTCTGATAATGACAATAAACAATGAAAGCACGTGATGGAAATTGATGGATGGTGGTGAACAACAACAAAACGGGTGATGATGCAGCGGTGGTGCGACTAATGTGAACagaactcaaaactctaaaggAACTAAATACTAGGACCAGCAACTTGACAGGacgatgcaaccgataattcaactatgcaagcatTAAAAAGAAATTTGCAAAGGATCACACTGGCTTGGACAAAGGATGAATAGATCTAACTCTTTTTGTGGCTTTTACTTGGACAATAgggaagaaaaataaatctaatatAGGAATAACTGGAAATTCTCACTGAGCAACCTGgaaactgataccacttgatagaagcGAGGGTCCCGACCTTTTGATGAGATGATAGCTATTGATTTGGTGGAAGCGACTTTCATGACCCGACTATAAACGTGgacgacgttgcgccttagcaatcgctaaaccaatctctaggaggttattgaccacgtcggcgcacgatcaacctgaccacgaaggtcttcctacaagcaatcaaagaacaaacaagaatatgataaagcaatctgaatattgcgaatatagataAAGTATTGATAAAGGTgaggatccgaaagcggtcttggtctgatcgttggacacaaacgaagtacacaaagttgcaatggctaacttttaaataAACAAATCCCCAATTTTTTACTagattgatctacttatataggagtaaGGGGTGTCAGCCAAGGATGTGGGAGGACGTCTAAAGGCaagctaaaactaaccctaggtcataCAATTTCTATGGatccaagtggaggtgatgcaatacCTTTGGACTtatagtttgactcggattctaatGGAACGTCAGATTGTTTCGTCAATATCTCCATGCTCCGGACGAATTTAAAGGTGATCATAACTGGGTTGGAACGTACATAAAATCTACTTTCCAACAAAAAAGAATCATCCAATTTGAAGTCCATATGTAAAAGTTCTTGACGTTTTGAGACAGGTATGTATGTGCAGTCCGAATCTAAATTCAgaacgtgagagacttggactctatcttctcttggtctAAAAGtaacgtgagagaacttcttaaaCAACACCTAAACGTCTATTTTTCCCTTATCTTCATATGTGAATTATACAAGTGTCTGATAGTTCTGCAATTaggaccaaaataaaaaaagataaaataCTTTTGTTTCTATATAGCATAAATATATTATTGCATAACTTTTATTAAGAATCACCTTAAATAAATACACACGTGTAATATTTGTGATCATATCGAAGGtagccttgtcctcatcatcactCCCTTCaggcatactttcgatcctacacgacGTGAGTCTGCAATTTGTGTATCGTAGGGCAGAACGCTTCCGCGTCACGTCGGCTTTGACGCAACGCTTCCGTCGGGGTCATCCTCACCGCACTTGTCGGATCTCCACATCCCACGGATCGGTGGGCGTGCGACGGATTTTAGACACCGACGTGAGAAATGAAGGAGAGAAATGAAGAATCACGACGACGGTGGAGGAAGATCAAACTCGCGGATCCGCATACGTATCGCGCATGGTATGTTTGCGGGCCACTGTAAACTATTTACGGGCCGGGCCGGGGCGGTCCGGTCCGAGTAGAGCTGACAAAATAAACCTAAATTTGTATACTCGGAAATTTAGAGTGTGTGATGTGGTTTGGTTCGATCCACGATCCGAGCAAGTGCGGACCAACTGAACCCAACAGACAATGGCCGGTCCGGTCCGAGTAGAGCTGACAAAACAAACCTAAATCTATATACTCGGAAATTTAGAGTGTGTGCTATGGTTTGGTTCCATCCACGATCCGAGCAAGTGCGGACCAACTGAACCCAACAGACAATGGCCGGTCCGGTCTGGTCTGAGTAGAGCTCGGACCAACTGAACCCAACAAACAATGGCCGGTCCGGTCCGGTCTGAGTAGAGCTGACAAAATAAACCTAAATCCGTATACTCAGAAATTTAAAGTGTGTGCTGTGGTTTGGTTCGATCCACGATCTGAGCAAGTGCGGACCAACTGAACCCAACAGACAACCTACTACGCTAGTGCGCCTCCATCTCCGAGACTCCGACCACGCCACGGCAACCGAGGCTCCCCCTCCCCTGCAAGTGCTCCCTTCCTTCCCGCTTCCCTCGTCAACCAAATCAAGCACGCCCCTCCTCCCACTTCCCCAATCTCCCGAGCCTTCTTTCTCCTCGCCAATCGCGTCCCAAACCCCCCACCCACCCTGCGGGGATCGATCCCCCTGCCGACCGACTGCGCAGCGGCAGCCGCGGCCGCGTCCGCGCCTTCCtccccgccgattcagccgaccgATCGCGGCAGCCCTCGACCACCCATGCTTCTCCGGGCGGCTGCGGACGAGATATGAGCCGGCGGGGAATCGCCGGAGCCGCTCACGCCGCCCGCCATGGACCCCTCCGAGCGCCCCGCCGTCGTGTTCGACAACGGCACAGGGTACAGCTCCGAATCTCCCCGTCCGATCCTGCGACTGCGCAGTAGCTAGGTTTTTTTTTCCTTACGTTTGTGCGGGTCCCTGAGTGCGTATGCGTGCCCGTGTGTTCCCGCTGACCGCGCTGGGAGGTGAACTGGGGCAGGTCGGATCGGATTACCGACTGCCGTGGAAATAAATGCATTTCGTTAGCCAATGGGACATGGATCACCACCAACGACTGCCGTGAGGCTTGCTCCCTAATTGCGAGCCAACATTCACATTGGTAGCTAGAGCGTTCTAGAGTATGTTGAACCTGAACCTGAAATGACACGAATTTCTATgcgtgtttgattttttttttctacaGTAGAATGGACTTTCCATGGCTTATCTTTATTTCATCATTGGTTGAACTAGGTGTTGGCCCATTCATTTTTGGTTTGTCTTTAAATCCACGCTGCCAGCGGTAAGGCAATATCTGTCTGGTTAATGGTTGGAGCTACCAACGGAAAATCTAGGGACTGCTACTTTTTCGGGATTATAGCTAATAGTGGTGTTCAAGTGCTTTAGCTCAAATTTATCGTTACTGTTACACTGTAGACTATTACGAAGTACTATAACATGTCTTAACTGATGCACTATGTGTGTTCCGTGAAACATAAAAACGACAATCGCTAACAGACTGCGATAGAAGACAGGAAATTACTGTTTTTCTCTTGAAGCCGGATTGTTTTGGTTTCTTCAAAGCCGCTTGAAAATTTCCATATGCATGTCACTTGTAAAATTTGCTCTATTAGCTCATCACACCGTGTCCTTACATAATCTGTATGCTCTCATGTTTAGGTATAGCAAACTTGGGTTTGCTGGTAACTCCGAGCCGTCTTTCACCATCCCTACTGTAGTAGCTGTGAATGAATCTTTCTTGGACCAATCAGAGCAGTGCAGTAGTGCAAATTGGTTAGCACAGTATAATGCAGGTGTCATGGCTGATCTTGATTTTTTTATCGGGGACGAGGCTCTGTCACATTTCAAATCTAGTGGCCTGTACAGTTTAAGAAGCCCAATTCGCCATGGTCAGGTATGCATATATATTTTCTGTTTGTAATATTGTCCTTCGGGGTGCACCATGCCACTATGTCATGTCCTTTTCCCTGCTCTCCAGGTGAATGACTGGGATACAATGGAGAGATTTTGGCAGCAATCCATTTTCAATTATCTACGCTGCAATCCTGAGGAACACTACTTCCTACTTACAGATAGTCCTGTCAGTACGCCTGAAAGTCGTGAATGTATGGGAGAAATTATGTTTGAGACCTTTAATGTCCCTGGTCTATATATTtctgtgcaatctgtgctcagccTTTCTGCTGGATTTGCATATCTGAAAACCCTTTCTGAAGATGATTCAGATTCTGTGGTAGGTCTTGAATTCACctcctttcatgcttttgtttgaTGAAGTGTCAAGATGCTTATTAACCCATGAACTTCATCTCTTTCACTGGAACACATCGCCTTGTGAATGTTTTAACAGATAACCAaaattctcatattgatctcataCCCACATTAAGATAAACTCCCTTTTACATTTTACAGATTGTTCTTCGGAATAGTTCCCCTGCATATTTCGACAAAATTTTGGTCCATCTTTGGATTATATTACCCATTCATATCCTATTTATTGCTTGCCAGCCCCTGGAGTTTTCATTCCAGTTTGGAGATATGTTTTGCTATTCCCTACTCATAAGCATGGACCCTGAAGCATTTTGAGCGTATCACAACCTCATgatatgaaggaaaccatttcgtGAGAATTATGTGATGACTCTTATTTCTCACTCGCCAATTCTGCAATGAGCGCCAATTAACTTGCTAACTAAAATTTATTTTTATCGAGAATTGTGCTTGTGAAGCTCTGTAAAGATTATTTTGTTCTAGAcataaatagtactccctccgttcctaaatataagtcttttaagagttttcattatgaaactacatacggatgtatatagacatacattagagtgtagattcatttatcttgctccgtatgtagtcaaatagtgaaatctctagaaagacttatatttaggaacggagggagtaccatagAAGACGCATGCTGCATGCAGCCACGAAACATCAAACTTAATGCTCATTTAAACTCTAGGAGTAATCATCATTGATAAAGTAGACTCATCTAAAGATCAAGTGTTCTGGTAGCATACAACTCTTCTCGTGAGTTTGACCAATATATTTTGTCAGTCTGATATGACAGGTGTAGTAGTTGACATTGGGGATGGAGCTCCACATATCGTGCCAGTTGTAAACGGCTATGTAATTGGGAGTAGCATAAAGTCTTTTCCTCTTTCCGGAAGTGATGTAACTCAGTTTGTTATGCAGCTCTTACAGGTATTTAATTTTCTTCCCACATTTTCCTGGGGTTACGTTAGGGTGTCGACGTCCATGTGTTGTCCATGAATAGGTTCTGTATCCGGCACTTGCATATTGCAAATACATTAATAGAAGCAAGTCTGTGCAGTACCGACTAAACCAGAACAATTGAATAGCAATTTTCCTGAAGTTTGGGTGGCACGGAATTATCCACGAAAAAGGAAATGTGTTAGCAGTAACAAGAGACCATCATATATTTGTTAGGTACTTCAGCAAATATTTGTTATGTTAGAATATTTATCTGGATAGCTCAATTATAGTAATAATCGGATAACACTGCAATTCGGTCAACAAAGCCAAAATGATGCTTCAGCCAAATAGTTTCTACTTTCATAGATATCTATTCTGAAGCCTCCTGGTAAGTGATCATGTTAATATGTGAACCCTAGATCTGTTGTGCGTTATTGCTTGGTATCCTGACATTAGTTTTGCACTGCTCAGTATGGTTGCATGATTAATCAACTTGGAGAGTTTGCATTTCTTTTGTACGGATACCTAAGGTTCCAGTCTCCCCCATATTATACCCACAGACCATATATCATCCACAAGAAGTTGATTCTGTGAACATGTTCTCTGATGAAATATGGCAATTTTTTATCTGGATCACACAAATCTAGAAAACAAAACCTGCACTAGCATTCACAAGTGTTGCTGTTATCGGCTTTGAGTCGTATGTGCAGCGGCTTTATACGGACCCAGCAACAATAATAGACTTATACTTGCATAAATGTAGAACGAGTTGAAATGTCCATGGTGGATGCTATTTGTCCTTTAAATTAAGTGGAATCCAATTAAGTTAGAAAGACAGTTTGGTCAAGAGTTTCTGTTGTGATCCGATTTGTGGATCAAGTTAGTTGTTTTATATAAATGACTAGCATTTACCTGTTTTTAGACAACAAATCAATGAACGGAAATTCAAATAAACCTCAGAGTTTCTCTTCCACATCAGGATGAGGCGATGAGCCCTGCTGCCGGACAGTAGAGGACCCTCTCGTCGATCTTCAGACCTTGACTATACCCAAATTATCTCATTGTGGATCAATGTCCATAACAGCTGCCATAATGTTTGGGTGGCCTCTTAACCTCAGTTGTAACTTTAGATTGAATGAAAATATGTAATTTAAAATGAAAAAACGGAATGTTGTCATCTGGGTGAGAAACTCCATTTTACTGCAGAACTAGTGTCACATCATTTGCCCTGAATATTTGGTTGTGGCCCATTCTGTAGAAGCTAGTGAAACATGATACTCTGATCACAAATGTAGTTCGTTTTAGGATTTGGGCCAGTCAAACATTGTTAAGTTTGACCATTACAATGGAAAATATTACCTACATTGGCAACATGAAATTGATATTACTAGATTCATTGTGAGAATACATTTTTGTATTGCATAATTATTTTTATCTCAAGCAACATATTTTTGTATAAATTGATGATCAAAGTCTACGTCTATGTCCGAAACAACATTCATTGGTGATTACAGGGGATAGATTTCTGCACGTACATGGCTGCTTTTATGCTTATGAAGTGCAGTATCATAATATGAAATTCTGTTGGTGATTAGTATCATTGTGCCTTATGCAGGAAAGGGGCGAGCTTCTTCCACCTGATGATGCTTTGGATATAGCTCGTAGGGTGAAAGAAACATATTGCTATACTCCTTCAGACATTGTCAAGGTATTGTGTTGCTTGGAACCAATGTcttcatattttattttcttgtcCTTGTATTTTCCATTGATCTACACAAGCACATTATTCAGTGGAATATTTGAGAGTTGAAGTTTCTCCATTGAAGTCAAATATATAAAACCTATTCTGTGCAATGCTGAGAAATCACTGTTATTTTGTTATGGAACTGGTCTACATgctgcatatgtttgcttgtgttgctgtAATAGCGACTTAATACCTACCTTTCGGACTTTGCCTTTTGCAATGTCAACTCATTTATCcatattcctttttctttgtgGATTTATCTGTTCACAAGTATGATAGGTGGTTGAATTGTATAATTTCAGGAGTTCAAGAAGCATGACAGCAAGCCTAGTAAATATATCAAACAATGGTCTGCAATCAAACCGAAGACTGGGGTTCCATACACAATTGACATTGGATATGAGCGTTTTCTTGGACCAGAGGTTTGTCCGTACTCCGTATTCTGTCATTCATTTTCATGGGAATTTTTCATGCAGTGGGCCTATTCATTATTCTCCCTCCAATTCAAAGTAGATGTTCTAGCCTTGCCATTTTTTCTCAGAATGTTTGTCAGTTTACATTGCCAATGCAGTTTAAGTCATTTTGTTCTTACTTTACCCTTAATCAAACAAACAACAactaagcctttagtcccaaacaagttggggtgggCTAGagctgaaacccataagatctcgaaagcTTCTGGTTCTGGTTCTggcacgtggatagctaacttccacgtgcccctgtccatggctagttctttagtGATATTCCagtccttcagatctctcttttcggcctcctcccatgtcaagtttgattTACCCTGACCTCTCTTGAGCTATAACCATCCGCTATACACTGGAGCTTCTAAAGGTCTGCGTtgtatatgtccaaaccatctcagacgatgttggacaagcttctctttggtcggtgctaccccaactctatTGCGTATATCATCATACCAGACCCGATCCTTTCTcgtgtggccacacatccatctcaacatgcgcatctccgccACACCTAACTGTTCAACATGTtgccttttagtcggccaacacgCAGCCTCCATTCTTCCGGCATCTTGTTTGCTCGAAAagtgaggttgaaaagcttagttagccattCTATCGCTATGCCTCTAAGGGCTCTCCTCACCTCAATATGGGGATACAATCCGGGCCCATAGCCTTGCTTCTTTTCGTCTTTCTAAAGCCCCCCTGTCCTCAAACTCCTGAATTCGCACAAAACGCCTgttggtatcatcaaaggagtcgtccagCTGAATAGTAGAGCTCCCATTCTCTCCATTGAACAACTTGTCAAAGTATTCCCGTCATCTATTCTTAATCTCCTCGTCCTTCACCAGGAGTTGATCTGCTctgtccttgatgcatttgacttggTTGACATCCGTCGtcttcctctctcggattttggccattttatagatgtccctttcgccttccttggtactccctccgtcccaaaataagtgactcaactttgtactagcctagtacaaagttgagtcacttattttgggacggtggGAGTACTTGCTTTACTCACATCTCGCTTTGTGACCTTCTTTGCCACCTTGTACTTGTCTATGTTATCTATACTTCTATCCAGGTGTAGGCATCTGAAACAGACCTTCTCCTCAATAACCTTCTAGacatcatcgttccaccaccaggtatCTTTAGCTTCGCTTCTACTTCCCCTGACCACTCCAAACTTCTATGAAGCCACCTTACGAATGCAAGTCGTCATCTTCATCCACATATTGTTTGCATCACATCCTTCCTCacaagggccctccttaatggCCCTCTCCTTGGAAGCCTGAGCTGCTCCCTCTTGAGCCCCCACCACTTCGTTCCAGCGACACAAATCCGAATGCGAAAGTCAACCACCACAAGCTTATgctgagggacaacactctctcaAGAAATCACCTTACAATCTAGGCAAGCATGACTGCCTTCTCTTCTCTACAGgacaaaatcaatctggctaTAGTGTTGACCACTACTAAAAGTCACTAGAtgtgactctctctctctctctctctctctctctctctctttaaagagggtgttagctacgaTCATGTCATAGGCTAGAG harbors:
- the LOC123409811 gene encoding actin-related protein 3-like → MDPSERPAVVFDNGTGYSKLGFAGNSEPSFTIPTVVAVNESFLDQSEQCSSANWLAQYNAGVMADLDFFIGDEALSHFKSSGLYSLRSPIRHGQVNDWDTMERFWQQSIFNYLRCNPEEHYFLLTDSPVSTPESRECMGEIMFETFNVPGLYISVQSVLSLSAGFAYLKTLSEDDSDSVSDMTGVVVDIGDGAPHIVPVVNGYVIGSSIKSFPLSGSDVTQFVMQLLQERGELLPPDDALDIARRVKETYCYTPSDIVKEFKKHDSKPSKYIKQWSAIKPKTGVPYTIDIGYERFLGPEIFFHPEMYSADFSTPLPELIDSCVQSAPIDTRRALYKNIVLSGGTTMFKDFHKRLQNNIKKIVDERVAETNARHRVEVNPVEVNVVTHPIQSYAVWFGGSVAASSHEFFECCHTKEDYEEHGASICRTSTVFKGMY